Genomic DNA from Verrucomicrobiia bacterium:
TGGATTCCGATGGGGTTGCCACCGGAGGTGACGTACTTCAGCCCCTCGCGGAAGATAGACTCCGCCAGGATCGTGGCCGTGGTGGTGCCGTCGCCGGCGTCGTCGCTGGTCTTGCTGGCGACCTCGCGAACCATCTGCGCCCCCATATTCTCACACGCGTCTTCCAGTTCGATTTCCTTGGCGACCGTGACGCCGTCTTTGGTCACCGTCGGGGAGCCATATTTCTTGTCGAGCACAACGTTGCGGCCTTTGGGTCCGAGCGTCGCCGCGACGGCCCGGGCCAGTTTGGAGACGCCTTTGAGCAGCGTTTGACGAGCGTTCTCGTCGAAGAGTAATTGTTTTGCAGCCATAAATTAGTAACCAGTTGATTGTTGAAAGTTGACCCCGAAAGCTTTCGGGGTTGATCATTACTCGATCACGGCGAGGACATCCTCAGAATTGAGGATCTTGTATTCCTTGCCATCGAGCTTGATTTCAGTGCCGCCATATCTGGCAACCAACAGGTGGTCGCCTTTTTTCATTTCAAAGGGAACCTTCTTGCCGTTGTCATCCGTTTTCCCCGTTCCGAGGGCCACTACGCGGCTTTCCATCGGCTTTTCTTTGGCGGTGTCGGGGATAACAATCCCGCCTTTTTTGATTTCCTTCTCTTCGACAGCTTCCACGAGGATTCGGTCGCCAACGGGTCTAATGTTCAGTGTCATATTCTATCTCAGTTAGAAATTATCCAAACACCTCTCAGCAGAGCAGGTGCCACATATCGCAAGTTGATAGCAACGAGCTGGTGGCTAGTGACTTGCTGCCGATTTAGGTAACTTTACCCGCCTTCCTGGAAGGTCCTCCCGTTGCAATTTGCACTCCCATCGCCGTGAACATCATGCTTTTTGCAACTCGCCCGGCAGTCGCCGACGTGGTGATAACGAGCGTTGTCGGCAATCCCGCCACGCCGGGCAGCGCTGGTCAACTTGGGCATGTAGGCGTTCAAATAAATGCGGTCGATACATTCCAATTCCGGGACCCCATGTTTGCGCTGGAGTTCAGCGACGCTCGGCGGTACGGTTTTCATCGGTTCCGGTTGGGCGTTTGTTACTTGTCCCTGGCGAATTGCTAGTGGATTTGCCAGCAAAACCACGCTGGCGACATGTGGACGCGCATCTCGTCCTTAGTCAAAGGGATTTGTCCCGCCTGCAGGCTACGAAATAGGGGAGCCGTCGCGAGGGCCACCGGCGCCATTTGCAAATTACTCTTCTGCAGCAGACCGCCAAACTGCGCTGCCAACGATGCCAGCCGTCTCTTGTTTTGGCGCGCCTCTACCCTACCTCCCAACCCGGGCGGTAGGTTTCCTTGAGGAACTTGTCGGCCGCAGGCGCGTTGGTTGCTTTCATGGCTGGGGCGTCCCAATAGAGCTTCTGTCCAACCCGCATTGCAACGAGTCCCAGCAGGCCCACTTCGGTCAGCGCCGCGCCGTATTCGAAATTGGAGCTGGCGGGCTTGCCGCCTTTGCACGCATCGAGCCAATCGCGATGATGGCCTTTCGAGCGAGCCAAAGTCTTCGGGGGCCTTTTATAGGCCTCGTCCTTTGACCCGGGCAGAAGCACGGGCCGTCCACCCCAACCGGCGCAGGTGAGCATGCCCTTGTCGCCAATGAACAGCGTGCCGTTGCCGTTGGCCCCCAATTGATCGTCGGGTTCGAGCCCTTCGGGGCGGGGCGGCATCAGCCCGCCATCATACCAGGTGAATGTCACCGGGGGCATGTTGCCGCGCGGACCAAACTTGTAGGTGTAAATGCCCCCGGGCGGGGCGATGTAGGAATCCACCCCGCCGACTCCATGGGCTTCGATCGAAAGTGGAACGCGCAAGTCCAGGGCCCAGCAAGCAGGGTCAAAGTTATGACAAAAGAAGTCGCCAATGGGGGCTGTGCCGAAATCCCAGAAATCGCGCCAGGAAACGGGATTATAGGCCTTGCTGTAAGGGCGGGTATCGCGGGTGCCCAGCCAGAGGTCCCAATTGACTCCTTTGGGAATCGGTTCGGACGGAGGCCTGCCGGAGGCCAAATCCTTGTTCCAGCGGCTGGCGCTGGTCCAGGCGCTGACTTCGCGCACATCGCCAATGGCCCCAGCCCAAATCATTTCACAGGTGGTCCGGATAAAGTCGCCGGAGTGGCCATGATTGCCGAGTTGGGTGGCCACACCCGTCTCCTTGGCGACCCGCGCGACCAACCGCGCTTCCCACAC
This window encodes:
- a CDS encoding co-chaperone GroES encodes the protein MTLNIRPVGDRILVEAVEEKEIKKGGIVIPDTAKEKPMESRVVALGTGKTDDNGKKVPFEMKKGDHLLVARYGGTEIKLDGKEYKILNSEDVLAVIE
- a CDS encoding Gfo/Idh/MocA family oxidoreductase, encoding MNPGKCFDAFMKCPSTTRSSQPSSPVTRRAFIRTSAMVAAGISIVPRHVLGGPRFVAPSEKVNIAIIGCGGQGQTNTHALFYLDDAQIIAVADPVEFQDLHGFYYRSNAGRLPLKSEIEKHYSGKTPNYKVAPYEDFREMFDKEKAIDAILCATPDHNHAYVSVTAMKQGKHVYCEKPLTHNVWEARLVARVAKETGVATQLGNHGHSGDFIRTTCEMIWAGAIGDVREVSAWTSASRWNKDLASGRPPSEPIPKGVNWDLWLGTRDTRPYSKAYNPVSWRDFWDFGTAPIGDFFCHNFDPACWALDLRVPLSIEAHGVGGVDSYIAPPGGIYTYKFGPRGNMPPVTFTWYDGGLMPPRPEGLEPDDQLGANGNGTLFIGDKGMLTCAGWGGRPVLLPGSKDEAYKRPPKTLARSKGHHRDWLDACKGGKPASSNFEYGAALTEVGLLGLVAMRVGQKLYWDAPAMKATNAPAADKFLKETYRPGWEVG